The Desulfovibrio legallii genome contains a region encoding:
- a CDS encoding SurA N-terminal domain-containing protein, which produces MKKTLVLLLVAWLAVAGAARAAQLNKVAAVVNGQVITMFDLQKNALPDLARARLNPNDPKQAKAVDAVLRKVLDMMVMDILIAQEAKRLKVSVAPSEVDNELTKIMQANRLTKEQFEQQLARQKSSVAELRGTIERGLLRQKIMGMEVGRKVVVTPEEIKAYYEAHKDTMYNRTGLHMGLLVYAPNVNAAAIAAQIRSGALSFEEAAGKYSIAPNKDKGGDMGVVEWERLNPEWEARLTKMKPGDVTELFDLQGRKAQVHLFRPGGGGAELLTFEQAKPQIDAILRQPKAMERFEEYSTQLRSRAVIDIRL; this is translated from the coding sequence GTGAAAAAAACACTTGTTCTGCTGCTGGTCGCCTGGCTTGCGGTTGCGGGCGCGGCCCGGGCCGCCCAGCTCAACAAGGTGGCGGCCGTGGTCAACGGGCAGGTCATCACCATGTTTGACCTGCAGAAAAACGCCCTGCCGGATCTGGCCCGCGCCAGGCTTAATCCCAACGACCCCAAACAGGCCAAGGCCGTGGACGCTGTGCTGCGCAAGGTGCTGGACATGATGGTCATGGACATCCTCATCGCGCAGGAGGCCAAGCGCCTCAAGGTCAGCGTTGCGCCGTCCGAGGTAGACAACGAGCTTACCAAGATCATGCAGGCCAACCGCCTGACCAAGGAGCAGTTCGAGCAGCAGCTGGCCCGGCAGAAGAGCAGCGTGGCCGAGCTGCGCGGCACTATAGAAAGAGGCCTGCTGCGGCAGAAGATTATGGGCATGGAGGTGGGCCGCAAGGTGGTGGTCACCCCGGAGGAAATCAAGGCCTATTACGAGGCCCACAAAGACACCATGTACAACCGCACCGGCCTGCACATGGGCCTTTTGGTCTACGCGCCCAACGTCAACGCCGCCGCCATCGCCGCCCAGATCAGATCCGGCGCGCTCAGCTTTGAGGAAGCCGCCGGAAAGTATTCCATCGCCCCCAACAAAGACAAGGGCGGCGACATGGGCGTGGTGGAGTGGGAGCGCCTCAACCCCGAATGGGAGGCCCGTCTGACCAAAATGAAGCCCGGCGACGTGACCGAGCTCTTTGATCTTCAGGGCCGCAAAGCCCAGGTGCATCTGTTCCGTCCCGGCGGCGGCGGCGCGGAACTGCTCACCTTTGAGCAGGCCAAGCCGCAGATTGACGCCATTTTGCGGCAGCCCAAGGCCATGGAGCGCTTTGAGGAGTATTCCACCCAGCTGCGCAGCCGGGCCGTCATCGATATCCGGCTGTAA